Proteins from a genomic interval of Numenius arquata chromosome 18, bNumArq3.hap1.1, whole genome shotgun sequence:
- the KIF12 gene encoding LOW QUALITY PROTEIN: kinesin-like protein KIF12 (The sequence of the model RefSeq protein was modified relative to this genomic sequence to represent the inferred CDS: deleted 2 bases in 2 codons), producing MFNRSGGTCCAGQPGPAGGGSAGTGRALRPPRARGSGGRMEPEGERVWDPQPAPRPKTLPRGQERPSPGEEQEVPVVGRETRLRVVLRVRPLTCTETRRGDRQVVHSIGDGTVHVSTARHDATFGFSAVFDTGASQEVVFEGSGMRQLVELAIDGFSCTVFAFGQTGSGKTYTLMGPLPQSETQPVAPGLLGLMQRSFACLLEQSRSRGSDLALSASYLEIYNEQVRDLLSTGPPCALPLRWSKTRGFYVENQLSVDFESLEAIADLLLQGAELRAQGWGHAGACLGGSQRRRTSAHALNRHSSRSHALLTIHIRSRAPSACPSKQGSLCFVDLAGSERVKETGSSGELSVEANNINRSLLALGHCISLLAKPRGKRTHIPYRDSKLTRLLARSLGGSGITLMVACISPSSRCLSETLSTLHYASRARRVTTRPLANRVSREKLLQTLEEEIHALQLENLSLRQQLCLPMVPTRSMEVPGTPSRVGAWPSWGGRYGPAGLRHSSLGGQLPSEGAPAWPSLYGLLRDFVVENEQLRQSRPSLDLSGDIPGGPSHRATRSSCDSHPLLQSARTPRVPPGHSAGLRQPDVTPTSDPRLPKLPPAPGRPSCPGCPQCYPGLANAIVSQVLPWPPVPQPFSPEGSTSILPPSQENMALPGSCQLPGHPQPRQGKRSRGKSSSQRHPLPRELPGPERCPSPEGRVIPSAPPWPGLLESRAAGTIPLLQWEEAPDWLAEQI from the exons ATGTTTAACCGGAGCGGTGGTACCTGTTGTGCGGGGCAGCCCGGGCCGGCTGGCGGTGGCTCc gccgggacgggacgggcgcTGCGGCCACCCCGAGCGAGGGGTTCT GGGGGGCGAATGGAGCCGGAGGGGGAGCGGGTCTGGGATCCCCAGCCGGCCCCACGGCCCAAAACGCTCCCACGGGGACAGGAGAGACC GAGCCCCGGAGAGGAGCAGGAGGTCCCCGTGGTGGGCAGAGAGACACGCCTGAGAGTGGTGCTGAG GGTCCGTCCACTGACCTGCACGGAGACACGGCGAGGTGACCGGCAGGTTGTGCACAGTATCGGCGACGGCACCGTCCAC GTGAGCACAGCCAGGCACGATGCCACCTTCGGGTTTAGCGCCGTGTTTGACACCGGAGCCTCGCAGGAGGTCGTGTTCGAAGGCAGTGGGATGAGGCAGCTGGTGGAGCTGGCGATAGATGG CTTCTCCTGCACCGTCTTTGCCTTCGGGCAGACCGGCTCAGGGAAGACCTACACCCTGATGGGACCCCTCCCCCAG AGCGAGACCCAGCCGGTGGccccggggctgctggggctgatgCAGAGATCCTTCGcctgcctcctggagcagagCCGGAGCCGCGGCTCTGACCTGGCTCTCAGTGCCTCCTACCTGGAGATCTACAACGAGCAG GTCCGGGACCTGCTGAGCACGGGGCCGCCGTGTGCCCTGCCCTTGCGGTGGAGCAAAACCCGCGGCTTCTACGTGGAGAACCAGCTCAGCGTAGACTTCGAGAGCCTGGAGGCCATCGCTGACCTGCTCCTGCAAGGTGCTGAGCTGCGGGCACAGGGCTGGGGCCATGCAGGGGCATGTTTGGGGG GATCCCAGAGGAGACGGACCTCAGCGCATGCCCTCAACAGGCACTCGAGCCGCAGCCACGCTCTTCTGACCATCCACATCCGCAGCCGGGCT CCCAGTGCCTGCCCCAGCAAGCAGGGCTCGCTGTGCTTCGTGGACCTGGCTGGCAGCGAGCGGGTGAAGGAGACTGGCTCCAGCGGGGAGCTCTCCGTGGAGGCCAACAACATCAACCGCAGCCTCCTGGCACTAG GACACTGCATCTCTCTGTTGGCCAAACCCCGAGGGAAGCGGACACACATCCCCTACCGGGACAGCAAGCTCACCCGGCTGCTGGCCCGCTCCCTGGGTGGCTCGGGCATCACCCTGATG GTCGCCTGCATCTCCCCGTCCTCGCGCTGCCTCTCGGAGACATTGAGCACGCTGCACTATGCCAGCCGGGCCCGGAGGGTCACCACCAGACCCCTGGCCAACAGG GTGTCCCGGGAGAAGCTGCTGCAAACCTTGGAGGAAGAAATCCATGCCCTGCAGCTGGAAAACCTCTCCCTGCGCCAGCAGCTGTGCCTGCCCATGGTGCCAACAAGGAGCATGGAGGTCCCAGGGACCCCCTCAAGGGTGGGGGCATGGCCGAGTTGGGGAGGCAGGTATGGCCCTGCAGGGCTGCGTCACTCCTCTCTCGGAGGGCAGCTCCCATCGGAGGGAGCCCCAGCCTGGCCCAGCCTCTATGGCCTCCTGCGGGACTTCGTGGTGGAGAATGAGCAGCTGAG gcagTCCCGGCCATCCCTAGACCTCAGTGGTGACATCCCAGGTGGCCCATCCCACAGAGCCACCCGCAGCTCCTGTGACAGCCACCCCCTGCTCCAGAGTGCTCgcaccccccgtgtcccccccggccACTCTGCGGGGCTCCGGCAGCCCGATGTGACACCCACCTCCGACCCTCGGCTGCCG AAGCTGCCTCCTGCGCCCGGCCGCCCCAGTTGTCCAGGGTGCCCTCAGTGCTACCCCGGGCTGGCCAATGCCATCGTGTCCCAG GTGCTGCCATGGCCCCCTGTGCCCCAGCCGTTCTCCCCTGAGGGAAGCACCAGCATCCTGCCACCCAGCCAGGAGAACATGGCTCTGCCTGGCTCCTGTCAgctccctgggcacccccagccccgccagGGGAAGAG GAGCCGGGGCAAGAGCTCATCCCAGCGGCACCCACTCCCCCGGGAGCTGCCAGGTCCTGAGCGATGTCCCAGCCCCGAGGGAAGGGTCATCCCTTCGGCACCACCATGGCCGGGATTGCTGGAGTCGAGAG CCGCCGGCACCATTCCTCTCCTCCAGTGGGAAGAGGCACCAGACTGGCTGGCGGAGCAGATCTGA
- the VTN gene encoding vitronectin, with product MRLLFPALVLALLATARAAEDSCEGRCDDGFDAQRKCQCDTLCVYYQSCCSDYSTVCKAKVTRGDVFALPEDDYLDYNLTVGFGTPEGTEAPPTEQLPTLLTVQPTLETKPDPEETLPELPVEVVPSTTPDAVEEQDPVDVPEELCSRKPFNAFTDLKNGSIYAFRGKYFYELDETSVRPGYPKLISDVWGIEGPIDAAFTRINCQGKTYLFKGSQYWRFDDGVLDAGYPRDISEGFEGIPNNVDAAFALPAHSYHGNERVYFFKDKYYWSYDFAHQPTQADCEKSSPSAVFNHYAFMNRDSWEDVFQLLFGSRMAGASSPRYISKDWRGVPSQLDAAMAGRIYVASQQPRRRKSRRQRKRYKSHRSRNLGFWSWLHNDSESAGVESDWLSGSQCETLQSVYFFVGDKYYRVNLRTKRVDLVQPRYPRSIAQYWLDCPQPGEGST from the exons ATGAGGCTGCTCTTCCCTGCCCTCGTACTAGCCCTGCTTGCCACCGCCCGTGCTGCTGAAG ACTCCTGCGAGGGCCGCTGCGATGATGGCTTCGACGCGCAGCGCAAGTGCCAGTGCGACACCCTCTGTGTGTActaccagagctgctgcagcgaCTACTCCACTGTCTGCAAAGCCAAAG TGACCCGGGGAGACGTGTTCGCCTTGCCGGAGGATGACTACCTTGACTACAACCTCACCGTTGGCTTCGGTACGCCAGAGGGTACCGAGGCGCCCCCCACAGAACAGCTCCCGACCCTGTTGACAGTGCAGCCCACGCTGGAGACCAAGCCGGACCCCGAGGAGACgctgccagagctgcctgtggAGGTGGTGCCCAGCACCACGCCGGATGCGGTTGAGGAGCAGGACCCCGTAGATGTGCCCGAGGAGCTGTGCAGCAGGAAACCTTTCAATGCCTTCACCGACCTGAAGAATGGTTCCATTTATGCTTTCCGAG ggaAGTACTTCTATGAGCTGGACGAGACGAGCGTGCGGCCCGGCTACCCCAAGCTTATCAGCGATGTCTGGGGCATTGAGGGCCCCATCGACGCCGCCTTCACCCGCATCAACTGCCAGGGCAAGACTTACCTGTTCAAG GGCAGCCAGTATTGGCGCTTTGATGATGGAGTGCTGGACGCCGGGTACCCACGCGACATCTCTGAGGGCTTCGAAGGCATCCCCAACAACGTCGACGCAGCCTTCGCCCTCCCCGCGCACAGCTACCATGGCAATGAGAGAGTCTATTTCTTCAAGG ACAAGTACTACTGGTCCTACGACTTCGCCCACCAGCCCACGCAGGCTGACTGTGAGAAGTCCTCCCCCTCGGCTGTGTTCAACCACTATGCCTTCATGAACCGCGACAGCTGGGAGGACGTCTTCCAGCTCCTTTTTGGCAGCAGGATGG CCGGGGCGAGCAGCCCGCGGTACATCAGCAAGGACTGGCGGGGGGTGCCCAGCCAGCTGGATGCCGCCATGGCCGGCAGGATTTACGTGGCCTCCCAGCAGCCCCGGAGGAGGAAGTCTCGCCGCCAGCGCAAAAGGTACAAGAGCCACCGGTCACGGAATTTGGGTTTCTGGAGCTGGCTGCACAACGACTCTGAGTCCGCGGGCGTCGAAAGTGACTGGCTGTCAGGCTCCCAGTGCGAGACCCTCCAGAGCGTCTACTTCTTTGTAGGAG acAAATACTACCGTGTCAATCTGCGCACCAAGCGCGTGGACCTGGTGCAGCCCCGCTACCCACGCTCCATCGCCCAGTACTGGCTGGACTGCCcacagcccggggaggggagcaCCTGA
- the SARM1 gene encoding NAD(+) hydrolase SARM1, with product MPMVLTLLVSLYKLGRFFTMAGAERLVVPECVSQAGSWAGGGSSREHQKVSPGVNMDVRAALDQILPALHRTIAHAKQASSPVELRKAITDIFQLVEEAWGMPTVGRDVAKVLCDVIRLEGGLDLLLNLLYTAELETKCQAGKLLEQILVAENRDRIARIGLGVILNLAKERNVPQLAQSISGILEHMFKHTEETCFQLISDGGLDAILYWCRWTDPIVLRHCAMALANCAMYGGQANQRLMIEKRTAEWLFPLVFSRDDELIRLHACLAITVLATNKEIEKEVERSGTLALVEPFIASLDPERFASEMLGSSDNSQGRTAEDLQRLVPLLDSSRLEAQCIAAFYLCTEAAIKTRQKKTKIFSETGATQSLKRVVCYSTSSTTSSLAKKVLRMIGEEVPRRILPTVPNWKPCEVQTWLQQIGFNKYCQSFLDHQVDGDILLRLTEDELQEDLGMESSITRKRFFRELTELKTFANYSTCDRSNLADWLGSIDPKFRQYTYNLLTCGINRNFLHRVTEQQLQEDCHIHTGFHRVRILTAAREMLHSPITLQTASDGTDVFISYRRNSGSQLASLLKVHLQLHGFSVFIDVEKLEAGKFEDKLIQSVMSARNFVLVLSPNALDKCMGDPECKDWVHKEIVTALNSGKNIVPVTDHFEWPDPETLPKDMRAVLKFNGIKWSHEYQEATIDKIIRFLQGRSSRDSSAGSENGLDCLPSLGQS from the exons ATGCCGATGGTGCTCACCCTGCTCGTCTCCCTCTATAAACTGGGCCGGTTCTTCACCATGGCGGGTGCAGAGAGGCTGGTGGTGCCGGAGTGTGTGagccaggcagggagctgggcaggcGGAGGCAGCTCCAGGGAGCACCAGAAGGTCTCCCCAGGGGTGAACATGGATGTGCGGGCAGCCCTGGACCAGATCCTGCCCGCCCTGCACCGGACCATCGCCCATGCCAAGCAGGCATCCAGCCCGGTGGAGCTGAGGAAGGCCATCACTGATATCTTCCAGCTGGTGGAGGAAGCCTGGGGGATGCCCACGGTGGGGAGGGACGTGGCCAAAGTGCTGTGCGATGTGATCCGCCTGGAGGGGGGCCTGGACCTGCTGCTGAACCTGCTGTACACGGCGGAGCTGGAGACCAAGTGCCAGGCAGGAAAACTCCTGGAGCAGATCCTGGTGGCAGAAAACAG GGACCGGATTGCTCGGATCGGTCTGGGAGTGATCCTGAACTTAGCCAAGGAGCGGAACGTTCCCCAGCTGGCACAGAGCATCTCCGGTATCCTGGAGCACATGTTCAAACACACCGAAGAGACCTGTTTCCAGCTCATCTCTGATGGAGGCCTGGATGCTATCCTTTACTGGTGCCGCTGGACGGATCCCATCGTGCTGCGGCACTGTGCCATGGCCTTAGCCAACTGTGCCATGTACGGAGGGCAGGCCAACCAGCGCCTGATGATCGAGAAGAGGACAGCGGAGTGGCTTTTCCCGCTGGTGTTCTCAAGGGACGATGAACTAATCCGCCTGCACGCATGCCTGGCCATCACGGTGCTGGCCACCAACAAGGAAATCGAGAAGGAGGTGGAGCGCTCGGGGACGCTGGCTCTGGTGGAGCCTTTCATTGCCTCACTGGACCCGGAGCGGTTTGCCTCTGAGATGCTGGGCAGCAGTGACAACAGCCAGGGGAGGACGGCGGAGGACCTGCAGCGGCTGGTACCCTTGTTGGACAGTTCGCGGCTGGAAGCACAGTGCATCGCCGCCTTCTACCTCTGCACGGAGGCTGCCATCAAaaccaggcagaagaaaacaaag atTTTCAGTGAAACTGGGGCCACACAGAGCCTGAAGAGGGTAGTGTGTTactccaccagcagcaccacctcctccctggcCAAAAAGGTGCTGCGCATGATAGGGGAGGAGGTTCCTCGGCGCATCCTACCCACCGTTCCTAACTGGAAGCCCTGCGAGGTGCAGACGTGGCTGCAGCAGATTGGATTCAACAAATATTGCCAGAGCTTCCTG GACCACCAGGTAGATGGAGACATTCTCCTGAGACTGACGGAGGACGAGCTGCAGGAGGATTTGGGGATGGAGTCCAGCATCACTCGGAAGAG GTTTTTCCGGGAGCTGACAGAGCTGAAGACCTTTGCAAACTACTCCACCTGCGACCGCAGCAACCTGGCCGACTGGCTGGGCAGCATCGACCCCAAGTTCCGCCAGTACACGTACAACCTGCTGACGTGCGGCATCAACCGCAACTTCTTGCACCGGGTGacggagcagcagctgcaggaggactgCCACATCCACACGGGCTTCCACCGTGTCCGCATCCTCACCGCTGCAAGGG AAATGCTTCACTCCCCTATAACGCTGCAAACTGCATCCGATGGGACTGATGTGTTTATCAGCTACCGGAGGAACAGTGGGTCGCAGCTGGCCAG CCTGCTGAAGGTCCACCTGCAGCTGCACGGCTTCAGCGTGTTCATCGATGTGGAGAAGCTGGAGGCAGGGAAGTTTGAGGACAAGCTGATCCAGAGCGTCATGAGTGCCCGCAATTTCGTGCTGGTCCTCTCGCCAAACGCGCTGGATAAATGCATGGGAGACCCTGAGTGCAAGGACTGGGTGCACAAG GAGATTGTGACAGCCCTGAACTCTGGAAAGAACATTGTGCCTGTTACAGACCATTTTGAGTGGCCAGACCCAGAAACACTTCCCAAGGACATGAGGGCTGTCCTGAAATTTAATGGTATCAA GTGGTCCCACGAGTACCAGGAGGCCACAATCGACAAAATCATCCGCTTTCTCCAGGGCCGTTCCTCCCGGGACTCGTCGGCTGGGTCGGAGAATGGCCTGGACTGCTTGCCCTCCTTGGGGCAGTCCTAG
- the SLC46A1 gene encoding proton-coupled folate transporter codes for MDARPPPQPPAAAAPPSMPARRCRSLPAVEPLLFLATLSLGLQGPLATQYLWDRLGAERGYSGPNASSPTGCGNDSAADEPLRQEVEALVSHWNLYINLGGFFVGLFSVTLFGPWSDSVGRRPALILPAVGMAVQAAIYLLVMYLQLHVAYLLLGRLLSGLLGDYNLILASCFAYVADTSDKRARTFRVAILEACLGIAGMLASIGGGQWRKAQGYINPFWLVLAASLAAALYAAFCLQESVKEQKPAKLVTLSHYKAVYRLYMAPEHMSFRRKLALYSLAFFLIVTVHFGAKDLFVLYELGSPLCWTPDLIGYGSAASYLAYLGSLGGLRLLQLCLEDTWVAEIGLFSNISGLVVISLATTTPLMFTGYGILFLSMAATPVIRAKLSKLVSETEQGALFASVACVEGLCSLVATGVFNSLYPATLHFMRGFPFLFGAIILLIPAAIIGWIEIWDSNQDYSDFLEASLSPADG; via the exons ATGgacgcccggccgccgccgcagccccccgccgccgccgccccgccgtcGATGCCCGCCCGCCGGTGCCGGTCGCTGCCCGCCGTCGAGCCGCTCCtcttcctggccacgctgtccctcGGTCTGCAGGGACCGCTGGCCACCCAGTACCTCTGGGACCGGCTGGGGGCCGAGCGTGGCTACAGCGGCCCCAACGCCAGTAGCCCCACCGGCTGCGGGAACGACAGCGCCGCCGACGAGCCCCTGCGGCAG GAGGTGGAAGCGCTTGTTTCCCACTGGAACCTCTATATCAACCTGGGAGGCTTCTTCGTTGGGCTCTTCTCCGTGACGCTCTTCGGGCCATGGAGCGACAGCGTGGGCCGCCGTCCGGCACTCATCTTGCCGGCGGTGGGTATGGCTGTGCAAGCGGCCATCTATCTCCTTGTCATGTACCTACAGCTCCACGTTGCCTACTTGCTCCTCGGACGCCTTTTGAGTGGCCTCCTGGGAGACTACAACCTGATCCTGGCCAGCTGCTTCGCCTATGTGGCCGACACCAGCGACAAACGCGCACGGACGTTTCGCGTTGCCATCCTGGAGGCGTGCCTCGGCATCGCGGGCATGCTGGCCAGCATCGGGGGTGGCCAGTGGCGCAAGGCACAGGGGTACATCAACCCCTTTTGGCTGGTGCTTGCTGCCAGCCTTGCTGCCGCTCTCTACGCTGCTTTCTGTCTCCAGGAATCGGTGAAGGAGCAGAAaccagccaagctggtgacactCAGTCATTACAAGGCTGTCTACAGGCTGTACATGGCCCCAGAACACATGAGCTTCAGGCGGAAGCTCGCCCTTTACTCCTTGGCTTTCTTTCTTATTGTCACAGTACATTTTGGGGCCAAGGACCTCTTTGTTTTGTACGAGCTTGGCTCCCCTCTCTGCTGGACCCCAGACCTCATTGGGTACGGCTCGGCTGCCAGTTACTTGGCTTATCTGGGCAGCCTGGGAGGCCTGcggctgctgcagctctgccttgaAGACACCTGGGTGGCAGAGATCGGACTGTTCTCCAATATTTCTGGACTGGTTGTGATTTCTCTTGCAACTACAACACCACTGATGTTTACAG GTTACGGGATTCTCTTCCTTTCCATGGCAGCCACTCCAGTCATCAGAGCCAAGCTCTCCAAACTGGTCAGTGAGACAGAACAGG GTGCTCTCTTCGCCTCTGTTGCCTGCGTGGAAGGGCTGTGTTCGCTTGTGGCTACGGGAGTATTCAACTCCCTCTACCCTGCCACCTTGCACTTCATGAGGGGATTCCCGTTTCTCTTCGGGGCTATAATTCTTCTTATTCCAGCAGCTATTATTGG GTGGATAGAAATCTGGGACTCAAACCAGGACTACAGTGACTTCTTAGAAGCTTCCCTGTCCCCGGCAGATGGCTGA